The sequence AACTGAGCCACCTTCTTTGCAGGTTCTAATTCAGACTGGACAGGAGGTTCTGGTTTTGACACTAGATTTGAGGACAGCTCTTCTTCAATTACCTGTGATACTGATACTGGTTCAGAACACGGTATTAAACCACAAACTATTTCAGGTGGTGGTTCAGAGGAGGTTTCTGGATCTGAAGCTGCCTGGGCCTCTGAGAACTGTTCCAGTCGAGGTTCTGGTGTTGATTTGGACACTTGTTCTTGAATACAAAATGTGTGTGCAGCAGTTTCTAGCTGAGGAATAATCTTTGGAACTGGTCCCGGTTTTACAACTGCTTCAGGTACAGGTTTTGGCCGAAGGGCAGTTTCTGGAACGGAAACAGATTCTAGTTCTGAAAGTGTTTCAAGTACAGGTTTTAAAGCACAGGCTGGTTTTGCAATGACATCTGGCTGAGGGACCATTTCTGGAACCAAAACCCTTGGTAAGACTGGCTCTGGATCCGAAGCTGCTTCTTGAACGGACACTAATTTGTTGAGCATGTCCGGCAATATTTCTGAAACTACAGGTCTTGCCGATTCTAAAAGATGGTCCGGCACTGGTGCAGGTTCAGAATCTTGGGTTGATTCAAGGAGACGCTGTTCTTCTTTGACAGGTCCTGAAACTAGTGTTGATAGTGGTTCTGGGAGAGCCTAGGAGTACagaatgtaaaaatgtagttaGGCTCGTCTTCTACCTTTTTACCTGAAAGGCTTTTTCAGGTCTACCAGTGTTTGAGTGGAAGTCGTCTCAGTCCTTCAGATCTATCTATCGACCTATCGTCCATCCTAACCCTAAAAGGGCTGGTCGGGATGAGTAGACATGAAGTTCCCCATCTGTATTTTAGTACATCAACTGTGACTTACCCCCTACTTGGTCTCGTCAGTccagttctggttggattttggtgatgaggaaCCTCATACCGGTCAGTTGCTGGAGTCATTGAAGTAAAGAGTTGGGCTTCTGAAACATTGTGTTGAAAAGACGAATACATTTGCaacacaaaaatgcctcctcgAAAAAAAGAGCTCATAATGGCTCTGTGTGATTGTTCACTGCACACCTTCACCTGTTGATTGTGGATGTGATGAAGATGGCTGCTATGGTCCACACCTTCATCCAATGCATGAGCATCGCAGGCATCTTGTTTACGTACGTGTTCCACAGCGGATGAAGATGTGGCGTGTCGTCATCTTCATGAGTTTATACTGCTCACACTTAATTACAATTAAgtaatacaattatttaatttagttgttgtaaatgtattatttattactgtctGCACTGGGGGTCCGAGAGCATGTTGAGCGTGTATAGCatatttgacaataaagttgactttTGACTCGACCACAAAAAGATGGACAGGTGACGGTGTTcaaggaggcatttttgtgtgcaaatgtattttatctTTTCAACGCATATTTTTTgggaagccaaactctttacttatgTGACTCCAGCAAACTAATATATCATTGTGAacataagcccccccccccccccccccacacacacacactaactaaAGGTTCCAAATACCAGCCAGAAGTGCATCCAATTCTACCCAAGTTCCCAAGCCTTACTTCCCAAACCGTTTAAAGCCAATGTGAACGTTACACTGTCGACAGCCTTAATGTTAGCGAgctcatgctaacatgctaactgagcCAACAGGAGAAGCCCACTCCCAGAAGTAAATAAGCCACTTAGGGTGAAAGGTAGgatgtttacaaagcaaaatatgGATGCTAACCAAGTTCAGCCTCCTCCTCCGCTGCAGCGACTTGTGAGGGGTGGGCAGACTGCTCTGTCTCCGCCCCTCGACTGCTGAACACCAGTCACTCATTGGCTGATCCGGGCATGCACTGCGGTCTCGCGAAGAAACGCAGCTTCCTGATACGTTTTAATTGTTCccaatacaaacattttaaaagtatttgttcaaattaattatttgtaaaaaaaccTCATTATTCGTGTTGTTTCGTGCTGATGAGGATGTCATGCAACATACCAACTAGCCCTTTAAGTCATGTGACTTCTAGCCTTTTGGTCCTGACAGGACAGCTGTTGAACTCTACGGTGCGAGGGGTCGGGTGGCGGTGACCTTGTCACTTTCAGCTCCTCATCGCCAAGCTGCCACCGCCTGTTGCTGACGCAACGCCACACGAGGCCTCTTCTAGCTGCCACATGGCCCCGTTATTAGGAAAACTGGAACCTCTCCACCAAACCTGCTGCCATCTACCCTGGAATGTGACACGCCACAGTGTCCCCACGAGTGACACTTGGTGATATCACCCACAGAGCATGTAATCCATGTCCTACTGTGTAATTCCACCAATTTGGTGTATTGTCCTCTCATGCCAATTAAATACAGAATGCTTTTAAACGGCTTCGCACATTGAGATCAAATAAAACATGCCTTTATTAGGCCCGCAAGGGGAAATTCCATTCTAACAGTCTTCAGTTAGGAAAATAgaccattatatattcattaacAAGCACTCTTTGGCTACATTAGGGACTTTTAATCTACTACTATGTTTTAGGTAGAGTTCATCAATGTTAAGCTTAACATTACGCCTAAACGACTTCAGATGGGGGAAAAAGTCAACAACCTGAGGTTCAGTTGCAAAAAGTATGGAGGGCAACACGTCGTCTTCGTAGCCTACTCTGGCTGTCTTGCTTCTGGCGGAGGAGGTGGTGCCAGGGGCGGCCTTCCTGAGGACGATGTAGGCGGCCAAAAGGAGGGCGAGTAGGGTGAAGAGAACGACGCACGGCTCCAGCTCCATGATGGATGGCCACACTGTGGTCACAATGAAAAGCGCTCACTCTTTTATAATCCCGAGGCAAGTGCATCTCAAACACCACCCACAGGCTTCCGCTcaactttcaaaataaaggccCTTAGGCTCCTGCCTCCCTTGCTGTTGAAATGTGTCCAAGCATTTGCAATTGAATCCTACAAACTTTATTGACACAAATGAACAGAAATGACGTTCCTCTGATGTTTGAGAAGGCACCGTGCGGTTGGTGAAggaacagctaaaaaaaacaaaccaaaaaaaacatttcacagtttttaaaaaaaaatggatgaatcaGAAGGCTTGCATGAGATCCTGCTACGTTTCTCATTGAAATCAAACTACTTGAATGTTTTGTGCTTGGGTGCAGATAGCCTGAATTGCCAAAAAGTGAATTTCAAGAAGTAAGACTGGGAATAGCACCCCACACACTTCATGTAAAACTGTCCCATGCTGTGTGAAATTCCCTTTTGTCGTCTCTTCCTCCAGCATAGCCGCTTTGGGGGCCGGGGTGGGTCTTCACCGTGACGAGCTCCTCTCCTTGCTGACACAATCGTCCTGACTATGTGTGTTTCCGTTGGCCGCCATATTGCACATGCGTCTCTTCTTCCTGCGGTGGGACACGGCATCACCCTCGGAGCACACCTCCTCCTGCGGGGAGCACAAGTGCCGACATATGAGCCCAAGCGATGAGGAGCCAGCTTCAAGACACAGCACGAGCACATACGTCTGAGTCGGAGTCGGATGAGCTGGAAGAGGATGACGACGAATCGCTGGAGCTGTCCGAGGCGATGCCGGTCGACTCCTGCAGATCGACTCTGTCGGCTAGAGTGGCCAGATCGGGTCGCTCCTGCTTCAGAATCCTCAAACACACAAATGTTCTTCATCAAGTGTCATCGAGAGGTGGCGTCATATTGTGCAACATGTTAGGAACTTTCTGGAAGAAAGTACTACAGTCACAGTAGTATTGGATCAGAAAAGGGGTTACACTAAAAAGGCTGATCTGGACTTTGATAGGCTGGACTCTGAGAAGtctaaaatcataaaatctGCAACTttgagggtaaaaaaaaaatgcagggcAATTCTTACCGGTACCACTTCCTGGACAGCTTGGGCCGACCTCGTACCGTTTTGTGCCAGACAATGGGAAAGTTGGTGGTGCTGGCAAAGTTCTGCGTGACAGCAATGGCCGTGTCCAGATTGAGCACAACATGCCACCATCCACCTGCAAAgcaggaaggaagcaagcaGGAAGGTTCCTCCTG comes from Doryrhamphus excisus isolate RoL2022-K1 chromosome 15, RoL_Dexc_1.0, whole genome shotgun sequence and encodes:
- the si:ch73-366l1.5 gene encoding FILIA-N KH-like domain-containing protein; the protein is MELEPCVVLFTLLALLLAAYIVLRKAAPGTTSSARSKTARVGYEDDVLPSILFATEPQALPEPLSTLVSGPVKEEQRLLESTQDSEPAPVPDHLLESARPVVSEILPDMLNKLVSVQEAASDPEPVLPRVLVPEMVPQPDVIAKPACALKPVLETLSELESVSVPETALRPKPVPEAVVKPGPVPKIIPQLETAAHTFCIQEQVSKSTPEPRLEQFSEAQAASDPETSSEPPPEIVCGLIPCSEPVSVSQVIEEELSSNLVSKPEPPVQSELEPAKKVAQLVSAPIAASELVSRSPEEKPPATETETAAKPEPESEPEPQIQDMAASQEKVRFSVGKKQNKFETLMTKEEMEEEQRVQQEQLAAIFLLLRENQEALGEVTEGDMEEQIKLYSL